In Rattus norvegicus strain BN/NHsdMcwi chromosome 3, GRCr8, whole genome shotgun sequence, a genomic segment contains:
- the Sstr4 gene encoding somatostatin receptor type 4 has product MNTPATLPLGGEDTTWTPGINASWAPDEEEDAVRSDGTGTAGMVTIQCIYALVCLVGLVGNALVIFVILRYAKMKTATNIYLLNLAVADELFMLSVPFVASAAALRHWPFGAVLCRAVLSVDGLNMFTSVFCLTVLSVDRYVAVVHPLRAATYRRPSVAKLINLGVWLASLLVTLPIAVFADTRPARGGEAVACNLHWPHPAWSAVFVIYTFLLGFLLPVLAIGLCYLLIVGKMRAVALRAGWQQRRRSEKKITRLVLMVVTVFVLCWMPFYVVQLLNLFVTSLDATVNHVSLILSYANSCANPILYGFLSDNFRRSFQRVLCLRCCLLETTGGAEEEPLDYYATALKSRGGPGCICPPLPCQQEPMQAEPACKRVPFTKTTTF; this is encoded by the coding sequence ATGAACACGCCTGCAACTCTGCCCCTGGGGGGCGAGGACACcacctggacccctgggatcaACGCCAGCTGGGCTccggatgaggaggaggatgcaGTGCGGTCCGACGGCACGGGGACAGCGGGCATGGTAACTATCCAGTGCATCTATGCGCTCGTGTGTCTGGTGGGCCTGGTAGGAAACGCCCTGGTCATATTCGTGATCCTACGCTATGCCAAAATGAAGACAGCCACCAACATCTACCTGCTCAACCTGGCCGTCGCTGATGAGCTCTTCATGCTCAGTGTGCCATTTGTGGCCTCGGCGGCTGCCCTGCGCCACTGGCCGTTCGGGGCGGTGCTGTGCCGCGCAGTGCTTAGTGTGGACGGCCTTAACATGTTCACGAGTGTCTTCTGCCTCACAGTGCTCAGCGTGGATCGCTATGTGGCTGTAGTGCACCCTCTGCGAGCTGCCACCTACCGGCGGCCCAGCGTGGCCAAGCTAATCAACCTGGGAGTGTGGCTAGCATCCTTGCTGGTCACCCTGCCCATCGCAGTCTTCGCTGACACTAGGCCAGCTCGTGGGGGTGAGGCAGTAGCTTGCAACCTGCACTGGCCTCACCCGGCCTGGTCTGCAGTCTTTGTGATCTATACTTTTTTGCTGGGCTTCCTACTCCCGGTTCTGGCTATCGGATTATGTTACCTGCTTATCGTGGGCAAGATGCGTGCTGTGGCCCTGCGGGCTGGCTGGCAACAACGGAGGCGCTCAGAGAAGAAGATCACTAGGCTCGTGCTAATGGTGGTGACTGTCTTTGTGCTATGCTGGATGCCATTCTATGTAGTGCAGCTTCTGAATCTGTTTGTCACCAGCCTCGATGCCACTGTCAACCATGTGTCCCTCATCCTCAGCTATGCCAACAGCTGTGCCAACCCGATTCTCTATGGTTTCCTCTCAGACAACTTCCGACGCTCTTTCCAGCGGGTTCTGTGCCTGCGCTGCTGTCTCCTGGAAACAACTGGAGGTGCTGAGGAAGAGCCCCTGGACTACTATGCTACTGCTCTCAAAAGCAGAGGTGGCCCAGGATGCATATGCCCTCCATTGCCCTGCCAGCAGGAGCCCATGCAAGCAGAACCTGCCTGCAAGCGAGTCCCTTTCACCAAGACCACTACTTTCTGA
- the Thbd gene encoding thrombomodulin precursor — MLGVFLLGVLAPAGLGISALAKLQPKGSQCVGNECFALFQDPVTFLDASQACQRLQGHLMTVRSSVAADVISLLVSDSSMDSRPWIGLQLPQGCGDPVHLGPLRGFQWVTGDNHTSYSRWARPNDQSPPLCGPLCVTVSTATEAAPGEPAWEEKPCENETKGFLCEFYFAAFCRPLRVNTRDPEGAHISSTYNTPLGVSGADFQTLPIGSSATVAPFGLELVCRALPGTSEGHWTREVTGAWNCSVENGGCEYMCNRSANGPRCVCPSGGDLQADGRSCAKPVAQLCNELCQHFCVNNSDVPGSYSCMCETGYQLAADGHRCEDVDDCKQGPNPCPQLCSNTEGGFECRCYDGYELVDGECVEQLDPCFRSKCEYQCQPVNSTHYNCICAEGFAPKLDDPDRCEMFCNETSCPADCDPNSPSFCQCPEGFILDEGSICTDIDECSQGECLTNECRNLPGSYECICGPDTALAGQISKDCDPIPVLEDSEDGGSGEHPSSNPTVVSSTVPPSARPMHSGVLIGISIASLSLVVALLALLCHLRKKQGTARAELEYKCTSSAKEVVLQHVRTDRTLQKF; from the coding sequence AGCTGGCCTGGGGATCTCTGCACTAGCCAAGCTGCAGCCCAAAGGCAGTCAATGCGTGGGGAATGAGTGCTTCGCGCTTTTCCAGGACCCCGTGACCTTCCTCGATGCCAGCCAGGCCTGCCAGCGCCTGCAGGGACATTTGATGACAGTGCGCTCCTCGGTGGCTGCGGATGTCATCTCCCTTCTGGTGAGCGACAGTAGTATGGACTCACGGCCCTGGATCGGTTTACAGCTCCCTCAGGGCTGTGGTGACCCGGTGCATCTCGGGCCCCTGCGCGGCTTCCAGTGGGTTACTGGGGATAACCACACCAGTTACAGCAGGTGGGCGCGGCCCAACGACCAGTCGCCTCCACTTTGCGGTCCGCTGTGCGTCACGGTCTCAACAGCAACAGAAGCTGCACCAGGCGAGCCGGCCTGGGAAGAGAAGCCGTGCGAGAACGAGACCAAGGGTTTTCTCTGCGAGTTTTACTTCGCAGCTTTCTGCAGGCCTTTACGGGTGAATACCCGAGATCCTGAGGGTGCCCACATCTCTAGCACCTACAATACCCCATTGGGGGTCAGCGGCGCGGATTTTCAGACGCTGCCGATAGGCAGTTCTGCTACCGTGGCGCCCTTTGGCTTGGAGCTGGTGTGCAGGGCCCTGCCCGGAACTTCAGAGGGACACTGGACTCGGGAAGTGACAGGAGCTTGGAACTGCAGCGTGGAGAATGGTGGCTGCGAGTACATGTGCAACAGGAGCGCTAACGGACCCAGATGCGTCTGCCCCAGCGGCGGGGACCTGCAGGCTGATGGCCGTTCGTGCGCAAAACCTGTGGCTCAATTGTGCAACGAACTCTGCCAGCATTTTTGCGTCAACAACTCTGATGTGCCAGGCTCTTATTCCTGTATGTGCGAAACAGGCTACCAGTTGGCGGCAGACGGACATCGGTGTGAGGACGTGGATGACTGTAAGCAGGGGCCCAATCCATGCCCTCAGCTCTGTTCTAACACCGAGGGCGGCTTCGAATGCCGCTGCTATGATGGCTATGAGTTGGTGGACGGAGAGTGCGTGGAGCAACTGGATCCGTGCTTCAGATCTAAATGCGAGTATCAGTGCCAGCCAGTAAACTCCACGCACTACAATTGCATCTGTGCTGAGGGCTTCGCACCTAAGCTGGATGATCCCGACAGGTGCGAAATGTTCTGCAATGAAACTTCGTGCCCAGCAGACTGTGACCCCAACTCCCCAAGCTTTTGTCAATGCCCTGAGGGCTTCATCCTGGACGAGGGTTCCATATGCACAGACATTGATGAGTGCAGTCAAGGCGAATGCCTCACCAATGAATGTCGAAACCTTCCTGGCTCCTATGAGTGCATCTGCGGACCTGACACAGCCCTTGCTGGTCAGATTAGCAAGGACTGTGACCCCATCCCTGTTCTGGAGGACTCAGAGGATGGTGGCTCTGGGGAGCACCCATCAAGCAATCCGACGGTAGTCTCTTCGACAGTTCCCCCTTCTGCAAGACCAATGCACTCTGGTGTGCTCATTGGGATCTCCATTGCCAGCCTGTCCCTGGTGGTGGCGCTTTTGGCGCTTCTTTGTCACCTGCGCAAGAAGCAGGGCACTGCTCGCGCAGAGCTGGAGTACAAGTGTACCTCTTCAGCCAAGGAGGTAGTACTGCAGCACGTGAGGACTGATCGGACGCTGCAGAAGTTCTGA